A single genomic interval of Bradyrhizobium sp. sBnM-33 harbors:
- a CDS encoding fumarate hydratase translates to MNAPTAFPDQKPVPPYKHTPLFPLGPDTTPYKKITSEGVRVEKVLGKDMLVVSREALRALSEAAFGDINHYLRPGHLKQLRSILEDKEASDNDKFVAFDFLKNANIAAGGVLPMCQDTGTAIIMGKKGCNIITDGDDEAALSEGARDAYLRRNLRYSQVAPLSMYEEKNTANNMPAQCEIYAEGDDAYKFMFMAKGGGSANKSFLFQATPSVLTKDRLLAFLKEKVLTLGTAACPPYHLAIVIGGTSAELCMKTVKLASARYLDALPTHGSADGNAFRDLEMEQEILKMTQSLGVGAQFGGKYFCHDVRVIRMPRHGASLPIGLGVSCSADRQVLGKITKDGVYLEELEHNPAQYLPAVEQSLGGEVVKIDLNQPMKEILATLSKYPIKTRVSMTGTMIVARDSAHAKLRERLEKGEPLPDYFKNHPVYYAGPAKTPDGYASGAFGPTTAGRMDSFVDQFQAAGGSMVMVAKGNRAVAVREACKKHGGFYLGSIGGAAANLAEHCIKKVEMVEYPELGMEAIWRIEVVDFPAFIIIDDKGNDFFKELNLG, encoded by the coding sequence ATGAACGCCCCGACCGCTTTTCCCGACCAGAAACCCGTTCCGCCCTACAAGCATACGCCGCTGTTTCCGCTGGGGCCGGACACCACGCCCTATAAGAAGATCACGAGCGAGGGCGTGCGGGTCGAGAAGGTGCTCGGCAAAGACATGCTGGTGGTATCGCGCGAGGCGTTGCGGGCGCTATCGGAAGCTGCCTTCGGCGACATCAATCACTATCTGCGGCCGGGGCACCTGAAGCAGTTGCGCTCGATCCTGGAAGACAAGGAAGCCAGCGACAACGACAAGTTCGTCGCCTTTGATTTCCTGAAGAACGCCAACATCGCCGCCGGCGGCGTGCTGCCGATGTGCCAGGATACCGGCACCGCGATCATCATGGGCAAGAAGGGCTGCAACATCATCACCGATGGCGACGACGAGGCGGCGCTCTCGGAAGGTGCACGCGATGCCTACCTGCGCCGTAACCTGCGCTATTCGCAGGTGGCGCCGCTGTCGATGTATGAGGAAAAGAACACCGCCAACAACATGCCGGCGCAATGCGAGATCTACGCCGAGGGTGACGACGCCTACAAATTCATGTTCATGGCCAAGGGCGGCGGCAGCGCCAACAAGAGCTTTCTGTTTCAGGCGACGCCTTCCGTTCTGACCAAAGATCGCCTGCTGGCGTTCCTGAAGGAGAAGGTGCTCACCCTCGGCACCGCCGCGTGCCCGCCGTATCACCTTGCCATCGTGATCGGCGGCACCTCCGCTGAGCTCTGCATGAAGACCGTAAAACTCGCTTCTGCGCGCTATCTCGATGCGCTGCCGACCCACGGCTCGGCCGACGGCAACGCGTTCCGTGATCTGGAGATGGAGCAGGAAATCCTGAAGATGACGCAGTCGCTCGGCGTCGGCGCGCAGTTCGGCGGCAAATATTTCTGCCACGACGTGCGCGTGATCCGGATGCCGCGCCACGGCGCCTCGCTCCCGATCGGGCTCGGCGTCTCCTGTTCGGCGGACCGCCAGGTGCTTGGCAAGATCACCAAGGACGGCGTCTATCTCGAAGAGCTCGAGCACAACCCGGCGCAATATCTGCCGGCTGTCGAGCAGTCGCTCGGCGGCGAGGTCGTCAAGATCGACCTCAACCAGCCGATGAAAGAGATCCTGGCGACGCTGTCGAAGTACCCGATCAAGACGCGCGTCTCGATGACCGGCACCATGATCGTCGCGCGCGATTCCGCGCACGCCAAATTGCGCGAGCGGTTGGAGAAGGGAGAGCCGCTGCCGGATTACTTCAAGAACCATCCGGTGTACTACGCCGGCCCCGCCAAGACGCCCGATGGTTACGCCTCCGGCGCGTTCGGCCCGACCACTGCGGGACGCATGGACTCGTTCGTCGACCAGTTCCAGGCGGCGGGCGGCTCGATGGTGATGGTCGCCAAGGGCAACCGGGCAGTCGCGGTGCGCGAAGCCTGCAAGAAGCACGGCGGCTTCTATCTCGGTTCGATCGGCGGAGCTGCGGCAAATCTCGCCGAGCATTGCATCAAAAAGGTCGAGATGGTGGAATATCCCGAACTCGGCATGGAAGCGATCTGGCGCATCGAAGTGGTGGATTTCCCGGCCTTCATCATCATCGACGACAAGGGCAATGACTTCTTCAAGGAACTGAATCTGGGGTGA
- a CDS encoding DUF429 domain-containing protein, with protein MRALGLDGFSKGWVAVLLDGGFHRISFCRDVAEALSVRFDRAAIDIPMGMTDDGERACDLLARGRLRPHCSRVFTGARRWLWTEFSDPDQANRGALQRGQKRVSRQLWHLGPKIMEVDTFVRANRAHDIREAHPELVFLRLNEYEPLPSKKSEEGIRTRRALLKREGIREIDRWLADERIATGAKRDDVLDACAVAIAARDAARCVPDGIPPRDAHGLPMQIWC; from the coding sequence GTGAGGGCGCTCGGCCTCGACGGGTTCAGCAAGGGCTGGGTCGCCGTGCTGCTTGACGGCGGCTTTCACAGGATCAGCTTCTGTCGCGACGTTGCCGAAGCGTTGTCTGTTCGCTTCGACCGCGCGGCGATCGATATTCCCATGGGCATGACCGATGACGGCGAGCGGGCCTGTGACCTCCTCGCCCGCGGGAGGTTACGGCCGCATTGTTCACGCGTGTTCACCGGCGCGCGGCGTTGGCTGTGGACCGAATTCTCCGATCCCGACCAGGCCAATCGAGGTGCATTGCAACGCGGCCAAAAGCGGGTGTCGCGCCAGCTCTGGCACCTCGGACCGAAGATCATGGAGGTGGATACGTTCGTGCGGGCCAACCGCGCGCACGACATTCGCGAGGCTCATCCGGAACTGGTTTTCTTGCGCCTGAACGAATACGAGCCGCTGCCGTCGAAGAAGTCCGAGGAAGGAATCCGTACCCGCCGCGCGCTGCTCAAGCGGGAAGGGATCAGGGAGATCGACAGGTGGTTGGCCGACGAACGTATCGCTACCGGCGCCAAACGCGATGACGTGCTTGACGCCTGTGCTGTTGCGATCGCTGCACGCGACGCCGCTCGTTGCGTTCCGGACGGGATACCGCCGCGCGATGCGCACGGCCTGCCGATGCAGATCTGGTGTTGA
- a CDS encoding cupin domain-containing protein has product MNETDTYHLFGNLIRFHSRGEMGYCLVDVTTAPGAGVPPNSHPGDNEVFCILEGIYAFVIEGEERIARPGDVVPIPNGAVHALKNIGEGSGRMFVFNVPGRIHAAFFASLGEPMPRGARDFPPPSDTPPDIPRLIEQARELGVTIHH; this is encoded by the coding sequence ATGAACGAAACTGACACCTATCATCTGTTCGGCAATCTCATACGGTTTCATTCGCGCGGGGAGATGGGCTATTGCCTCGTGGACGTGACCACCGCCCCGGGTGCTGGGGTGCCACCCAACAGCCACCCGGGCGACAACGAGGTCTTCTGCATTTTGGAGGGCATCTATGCCTTCGTCATCGAGGGCGAGGAGCGCATCGCGCGCCCCGGTGATGTGGTGCCCATCCCGAACGGGGCTGTCCATGCACTGAAGAATATCGGCGAAGGCTCAGGGCGGATGTTCGTCTTCAATGTGCCCGGCAGAATCCATGCGGCGTTCTTTGCGAGCCTGGGCGAGCCCATGCCCAGAGGTGCCCGCGACTTTCCTCCACCCTCCGACACCCCACCTGACATCCCCCGGCTCATCGAACAGGCGAGGGAGCTGGGCGTCACAATTCACCACTGA
- a CDS encoding TetR/AcrR family transcriptional regulator translates to MGQKLRTRRDLLAATRALIDRGVEVNVAAVADEASISRATAYRYFSDPAALALEAVLDGTVAVPENVIPEGASARERVHAVRRYWLSFYRSSENRLRVFAARAMEPGPDGAPRYRRAARRLPMFVEALTPARAGLGEKRSEELTLALAAASGFESYITMKDILQLDEERIENLSETILDAILEKYRIA, encoded by the coding sequence TTGGGACAGAAACTGCGCACTCGCCGCGACCTGCTGGCGGCCACGCGCGCCCTGATCGACAGGGGAGTCGAGGTCAACGTGGCGGCTGTGGCGGACGAAGCCAGCATTTCGCGCGCCACTGCCTACCGCTATTTTTCCGATCCTGCCGCTCTGGCTCTGGAAGCCGTTTTGGACGGCACGGTGGCCGTACCAGAAAATGTCATTCCGGAAGGCGCTTCTGCGCGTGAGCGCGTACATGCGGTGCGCCGTTACTGGCTTTCCTTCTACCGCTCATCGGAAAACCGCCTGCGTGTCTTTGCGGCGCGTGCCATGGAGCCGGGACCGGACGGTGCTCCCCGCTACCGGCGTGCGGCGCGCCGCCTGCCCATGTTCGTTGAAGCGCTGACGCCTGCCCGCGCGGGACTTGGCGAGAAAAGATCCGAGGAGCTCACGCTGGCGCTCGCCGCCGCCTCCGGCTTCGAGAGCTACATCACCATGAAGGATATTCTGCAGCTCGACGAGGAGCGGATCGAAAATCTTTCCGAGACGATCCTGGACGCGATTTTAGAGAAATACCGGATTGCGTGA
- a CDS encoding inner membrane-spanning protein YciB, translated as MKDVFARLGADFFSTILFIAIYLATDNVLLATGVAIAGAIAQVIYSRVKGKGLGYMTWASLALVIVLGSATLLTHDPRFVLAKPAIGHFAIGVIMLKRGWMLRYMPSVVTQTVPECVTFAGYAWAALCFLLAAGTIGVALTGDMKLWTFYVTVVLVGAKIAAFAIQYVAFRIVVGSRIRAAAQQA; from the coding sequence ATGAAGGACGTATTCGCCAGACTGGGCGCCGATTTTTTCTCCACCATCCTGTTCATCGCAATCTACCTCGCGACTGACAATGTGCTGCTGGCGACCGGCGTCGCAATCGCGGGCGCCATCGCCCAGGTGATCTACTCGCGCGTCAAGGGCAAGGGGCTCGGCTACATGACGTGGGCCAGCCTGGCGCTGGTCATCGTGCTCGGCAGCGCGACGCTTCTGACCCACGATCCCCGCTTCGTGCTGGCGAAACCCGCAATCGGGCATTTCGCGATCGGCGTCATCATGCTCAAGCGCGGCTGGATGTTGCGCTACATGCCCTCCGTCGTGACCCAGACCGTTCCCGAATGTGTCACCTTCGCGGGCTATGCTTGGGCCGCACTGTGTTTCCTACTCGCCGCTGGCACCATCGGTGTCGCGCTGACCGGCGACATGAAGCTGTGGACGTTCTATGTGACCGTCGTGCTGGTAGGCGCCAAGATTGCCGCCTTCGCAATTCAATACGTCGCGTTCCGTATTGTGGTCGGCAGCCGAATTCGCGCCGCTGCCCAGCAAGCCTGA
- a CDS encoding carotenoid oxygenase family protein has protein sequence MLDQVTTEMARTNLAPIPMECDAPNLKVTGELPRELNGTLYRNGPNPQFDAPGAHWFVGDGMLHAFHLENGRASYRNRWVRTPKWLAEHDAGRALFGGFGRRLPDTPASVTQDGGVANTNIIFHGGRLLALEEGHLPTEIEPGTLNRLGYCDYGKGISGPFTAHPKIDPVTGEMVFFGYNAAGPLTPALSFGSVNAAGVVTRFDRFEAPYASMVHDFIVTKNHLLFPILPLTGSIERAMTGRPPYAWEPDKGAYVGVMKRNGSAKDIVWFRAECCYVFHVMNAWEDGDRIIADVMQYEEPPLFTHPDGTPTDPAKSRARLCRWTFDLSANTDRFTQTWLDDITGEFPRVCDRSVGSANRHGWYACANPDLPTSGGLSGLVHVDGNGSRLGQYLLPAGDTISEAVFVPRGDDASEGDGWLMSVVWRARENRSDLAVFHATDVEAGPVALVKLGHRVPDGIHGNWVGAA, from the coding sequence ATGCTCGACCAGGTGACGACCGAGATGGCCCGGACCAATCTGGCGCCGATCCCGATGGAATGCGACGCGCCAAATCTCAAGGTGACCGGCGAATTGCCGCGCGAGCTCAACGGCACGCTCTATCGCAACGGCCCCAACCCGCAGTTCGATGCGCCTGGCGCCCACTGGTTCGTCGGCGACGGCATGCTGCACGCCTTCCATCTGGAGAACGGCCGCGCCAGCTATCGCAATCGCTGGGTCCGCACCCCGAAATGGCTGGCAGAGCACGACGCTGGCCGCGCGCTGTTCGGCGGCTTCGGCCGCAGGCTGCCAGATACACCTGCCTCAGTTACGCAAGACGGCGGCGTAGCCAATACCAACATCATCTTTCATGGCGGTCGCCTGCTGGCGCTTGAGGAAGGCCATTTGCCGACCGAGATCGAGCCCGGCACGCTCAACCGGCTCGGCTATTGCGATTATGGCAAAGGCATCTCTGGACCGTTCACGGCGCATCCCAAGATCGATCCCGTCACCGGCGAGATGGTGTTCTTCGGCTACAACGCCGCAGGCCCCCTCACCCCCGCCCTCTCCTTCGGCTCTGTCAATGCCGCCGGCGTGGTAACGCGCTTCGATCGCTTCGAGGCCCCCTATGCCAGCATGGTGCACGACTTCATCGTCACCAAAAATCATCTGCTGTTTCCGATCCTGCCGCTCACCGGGAGCATCGAGCGCGCCATGACGGGCCGGCCGCCCTATGCCTGGGAGCCGGACAAGGGCGCCTATGTCGGAGTCATGAAGCGCAACGGCTCCGCCAAGGACATCGTCTGGTTTCGCGCCGAGTGCTGCTACGTCTTCCACGTCATGAACGCGTGGGAGGACGGCGACCGCATCATTGCCGACGTCATGCAGTACGAGGAGCCGCCGCTGTTCACCCATCCCGACGGCACGCCCACCGATCCCGCCAAGTCGCGCGCCCGGCTGTGCCGCTGGACCTTCGATCTCTCGGCGAATACCGATCGCTTCACGCAAACCTGGCTCGACGACATTACCGGCGAATTCCCGCGCGTCTGCGATCGAAGCGTCGGTTCAGCCAACCGGCATGGATGGTACGCCTGCGCCAATCCCGACCTGCCGACTTCAGGCGGATTGTCGGGCCTGGTACATGTCGACGGCAATGGATCGCGCCTTGGCCAGTACCTGCTGCCCGCCGGCGATACGATCTCGGAAGCAGTGTTCGTCCCACGCGGCGATGACGCCAGCGAGGGTGACGGCTGGCTGATGTCGGTGGTCTGGCGCGCCCGCGAAAACCGCAGCGACCTCGCGGTATTCCATGCCACCGATGTCGAAGCCGGACCGGTGGCACTAGTGAAGCTCGGACATCGTGTCCCCGACGGCATCCACGGCAATTGGGTTGGCGCGGCCTAA
- a CDS encoding TetR/AcrR family transcriptional regulator gives MARTSRETRTIRPPAKRRAAKPVAERPASRRRRPAGETPYHHGDLHDALLAAAERVLERDGLSGLTLRAVAREAGVSHAAPTHHFGDLTGLLSELAAIGFRRFNEAMTAAGNTETQPLMKAMARAKAYVAYAQARPGMYGLMFRTERLDMTRPSLHEAATASFQGLATAVSLSRNEKLAGEALETLSLDHAAAIARAWSLVHGFTTLLLDGRLKDILHRLPEGTGVDQLLDAMLRSTVPRPPGA, from the coding sequence ATGGCAAGAACATCGCGAGAAACCAGAACGATCCGCCCGCCCGCAAAGCGCAGGGCGGCGAAACCAGTGGCGGAGAGGCCGGCCAGCCGGCGTCGTCGTCCGGCCGGCGAGACCCCATATCATCACGGCGATCTGCACGACGCCTTGCTCGCCGCGGCGGAGCGGGTGCTGGAACGCGACGGGCTGTCGGGCTTGACGCTGCGGGCGGTTGCGCGCGAGGCCGGCGTGTCGCATGCGGCGCCGACCCATCATTTCGGCGATCTCACCGGGCTGTTGAGCGAACTCGCCGCCATCGGATTCCGGCGGTTCAACGAGGCGATGACCGCGGCGGGCAACACCGAAACGCAGCCGCTGATGAAGGCGATGGCGCGCGCCAAGGCCTATGTTGCCTATGCGCAGGCGCGTCCCGGCATGTACGGGCTGATGTTCCGGACCGAGCGGCTCGACATGACGCGGCCCTCGCTGCACGAGGCGGCTACGGCCTCATTCCAAGGACTGGCCACCGCTGTGAGCCTCAGCCGCAACGAGAAACTCGCCGGCGAAGCGCTGGAGACTTTGTCGCTCGACCACGCCGCCGCGATCGCACGCGCGTGGTCGCTGGTGCACGGCTTCACCACGCTGCTGCTTGACGGAAGGCTCAAGGACATCCTGCACCGGCTGCCCGAGGGGACTGGCGTCGACCAGCTTCTGGATGCGATGCTGCGTTCGACAGTGCCGCGGCCGCCGGGGGCATAG
- a CDS encoding SET domain-containing protein, with the protein MPSIPSNKPYRVGRSRTGLGLFATKPIKKGTKIIRYFGPLLDSKKKEEDAIENKYLFELNDRWTIDGSVRKNIARYINHSCRPNAESDVKPRKRKVFIRAIKDIEPGEEINYDYGTDYFKAYLKPIGCKCAACEKKRKKKRAEARAEKARLKAKAERKALKQAEKLAKADAKLKDKLKAKAEQKSKKLNGHSLNGKHLNGNSRARVAGKKPAGRKQPPSAPAPALQA; encoded by the coding sequence ATGCCCTCTATTCCCTCAAATAAACCCTATCGCGTCGGCCGCTCCCGCACCGGACTTGGCCTTTTCGCCACCAAGCCGATCAAGAAGGGCACCAAGATCATCCGCTATTTCGGGCCGCTTCTTGATTCGAAGAAGAAAGAAGAAGACGCGATCGAGAACAAATATTTGTTCGAACTGAACGACCGCTGGACCATCGACGGCTCGGTGCGCAAGAACATCGCCCGCTATATCAACCATTCCTGCCGGCCGAACGCCGAATCCGACGTCAAGCCCCGTAAACGCAAGGTGTTCATCCGTGCCATCAAGGACATCGAGCCGGGCGAGGAGATCAACTACGATTACGGCACCGATTATTTCAAAGCCTATCTGAAGCCGATCGGCTGCAAATGCGCAGCCTGCGAGAAGAAGCGCAAGAAGAAGCGTGCCGAAGCGCGGGCGGAGAAGGCGCGGCTGAAGGCGAAGGCCGAGCGCAAAGCGCTGAAGCAGGCGGAAAAATTGGCCAAGGCCGACGCGAAGCTGAAGGATAAATTGAAGGCGAAGGCTGAGCAGAAATCGAAAAAGCTCAATGGCCATTCGCTCAATGGTAAGCATCTGAACGGCAACAGCCGCGCCAGGGTTGCCGGCAAGAAGCCCGCCGGCCGGAAACAGCCGCCCTCCGCGCCAGCGCCGGCCCTCCAGGCATAG
- a CDS encoding class I SAM-dependent methyltransferase, whose protein sequence is MLDIGSGTGRDAAWFATFGHRVIAVEPTDALRIPAMALHPSPLIEWFDDSLPDLVRLRARGETFDLVMLTAVWMHLDQTQRQYAMPNLASLIGSGGTIAMTIRHGPVSPARRMFEIPAEETIAFAQAHGLHCVLNVASESHQERNRAAGITWTNLAFVKADVAGHFRAK, encoded by the coding sequence GTGCTCGATATCGGTTCAGGAACTGGACGGGACGCGGCCTGGTTCGCAACCTTCGGGCATCGTGTTATCGCCGTCGAGCCTACCGATGCCCTGCGTATCCCCGCGATGGCGCTGCATCCCTCTCCCCTGATCGAATGGTTCGACGACAGCCTGCCCGATCTGGTCCGCCTGCGGGCACGCGGCGAGACGTTTGATCTCGTGATGCTGACTGCGGTGTGGATGCATCTCGACCAAACCCAGCGTCAATATGCGATGCCGAATCTGGCCTCGCTGATTGGGTCGGGCGGCACTATCGCCATGACGATCCGGCATGGGCCCGTATCGCCCGCGCGGCGGATGTTTGAAATCCCCGCCGAGGAGACTATCGCGTTTGCGCAGGCGCACGGCTTGCACTGTGTCTTGAATGTGGCTTCTGAATCCCACCAGGAGAGAAATCGCGCTGCCGGCATCACATGGACAAACCTGGCGTTCGTGAAGGCAGACGTTGCGGGTCATTTTCGCGCTAAGTGA
- a CDS encoding DUF6522 family protein encodes MKPIEFENGIVRIDAAIVAEGLGLALPALQKEMRAGKITSFAERGIDADFGRHRLTFLSAHRRFRIVVDETGTIVQRSAVDFGDSSLPKSVRKPGG; translated from the coding sequence ATGAAACCGATCGAATTCGAGAATGGCATCGTGCGGATCGATGCCGCGATCGTCGCCGAAGGCCTCGGCCTTGCGCTGCCGGCCCTTCAGAAGGAGATGCGGGCGGGCAAGATCACGAGCTTTGCCGAGCGCGGCATCGATGCCGACTTTGGCCGGCATCGGCTGACCTTCCTGTCCGCTCATCGGCGGTTTCGCATCGTGGTCGACGAAACAGGCACTATCGTTCAACGATCGGCGGTCGACTTCGGCGATTCGTCGTTACCGAAATCAGTACGCAAGCCTGGCGGATAA
- a CDS encoding RrF2 family transcriptional regulator → MRLTSFTDFALRALMRLAGEPGRSFATNEIAAEFGISRNHLAKVVRDLADSGFISTQRGGGGGFMLARPAQSITIGEVVRALEGPPLVECFREDGGNCVLKPRCRLKAKLAAAREAFMRELDATTLAECAYPAQPRRSPVTA, encoded by the coding sequence ATGCGCCTGACGTCGTTCACGGATTTTGCCTTGCGCGCCCTGATGCGGCTGGCGGGCGAACCCGGCCGTTCCTTTGCCACCAATGAAATTGCGGCCGAGTTCGGCATATCCCGCAACCATCTGGCCAAGGTAGTGCGCGATCTCGCCGATAGCGGCTTTATCTCAACCCAGCGCGGCGGCGGCGGCGGCTTCATGCTGGCCCGCCCGGCCCAGTCGATCACCATCGGCGAGGTGGTTCGCGCGCTGGAAGGGCCGCCGCTGGTCGAATGTTTTCGTGAGGATGGCGGTAATTGCGTGCTAAAGCCGCGCTGCCGGCTGAAAGCGAAGCTGGCCGCCGCCCGCGAAGCTTTCATGCGCGAGCTCGACGCCACGACGCTGGCGGAATGCGCCTACCCCGCGCAGCCCAGACGCAGTCCGGTGACCGCGTGA
- a CDS encoding group III truncated hemoglobin, with amino-acid sequence MEAIVAGPERRERLTAEIMQRTGIDESMIERLVRGFYAKVREDAVLGPIFDARIKDWEPHLQQMCAFWSSVALMTGRYHGTPMAKHMLLSVDAAHFDRWLVLFEATAREICPPEAEAHFVERARRIAASLELGIAGANGVMLANGERFRRNEAGAV; translated from the coding sequence ATGGAAGCGATCGTGGCAGGGCCGGAGCGGCGCGAACGGCTCACGGCCGAGATCATGCAACGAACCGGAATTGACGAGTCGATGATCGAGCGCCTGGTGCGCGGCTTCTACGCCAAAGTCCGCGAGGACGCGGTGCTGGGGCCGATCTTCGACGCGCGTATCAAGGACTGGGAGCCGCATTTGCAGCAGATGTGCGCATTCTGGTCGTCCGTCGCGCTGATGACCGGCCGCTATCACGGCACGCCAATGGCCAAGCATATGCTACTGTCGGTCGATGCCGCGCATTTCGACCGCTGGCTTGTCCTATTCGAGGCCACCGCGCGCGAGATCTGCCCGCCGGAGGCGGAAGCGCATTTCGTGGAACGGGCGCGGCGGATTGCAGCGAGCCTCGAGCTTGGCATTGCCGGCGCCAACGGCGTCATGCTCGCAAACGGTGAAAGATTTCGACGCAATGAGGCAGGAGCAGTGTGA